From Lepisosteus oculatus isolate fLepOcu1 chromosome 8, fLepOcu1.hap2, whole genome shotgun sequence, one genomic window encodes:
- the LOC102684797 gene encoding alpha-1-antitrypsin homolog: MRLFLNAGVIAALLLCGVWAAPHHGNPEEHSYTKEHHDHLHHGNQETHEHKQCERSCNQLAPANADFAFALYKHLKSQSQKEAKNIFFSPLSISTALSMLSLGAKGATHDQIFQALGFSEAQVNETQVNEGFEHLYHMLGHSQEQLQLEAGNAVVTDDEFKPSHQFLTDAKHYYQTEGFTVDFHKPDEAKQTINNFIEKKTHGKIKDLIKDLDPGTVMVLLNYMFFKGKWEKPFEEKYTSKGDFHVSKDKTVSVDMMKRTGRYLFYYDQQNSTSVLMLPYRGNASMMVVLPDEGKMETVEEFISKDDIKRWHDSLFRSSLDVEMPKYSVSASYSLKEILIEMGIVNVFGQHADLSGISEVPLKVSKVAHRAVLSVDERGTEAAAATGIDVMPMSMPFSMVINRPFILLILEETTESILFMGKITDPTAQ; this comes from the exons ATGAGGCTGTTCCTTAATGCAGGTGTGATTGCAGCACTGCTTTTGTGTGGTGTGTGGGCTGCTCCTCACCACGGCAATCCTGAGGAGCATTCCTACACCAAAGAGCACCACGACCACCTCCATCATGGGAATCAGGAAACTCACGAGCATAAGCAGTGTGAAAGGTCTTGCAACCAGCTAGCACCTGCCAACGCTGACTTCGCCTTTgctttgtacaagcacttgaaaTCTCAGTCccaaaaagaagcaaaaaacatCTTCTTCTCTCCCCTGAGTATATCCACAGCCCTTTCTATGTTGTCCCTGGGAGCCAAGGGTGCCACACATGATCAGATCTTTCAGGCTCTCGGCTTCAGTGAAGCCCAGGTCAATGAGACGCAAGTCAATGAGGGGTTTGAACACCTGTACCACATGCTGGGGCATAGCCAGGAGCAGCTTCAGCTGGAAGCTGGGAACGCAGTTGTCACCGATGATGAGTTTAAACCATCTCATCAGTTTCTGACTGATGCCAAACACTATTATCAGACAGAGGGTTTCACTGTAGATTTCCACAAGCCAGATGAAGCCAAGCAGACAATAAACAACTTTATTGAGAAGAAGACTCATGGCAAAATTAAGGACCTGATAAAAGATCTGGACCCGGGCACTGTAATGGTCCTTCTGAACTACATGTTTTTCAAAG GAAAGTGGGAAAAGCCTTTTGAAGAGAAATACACTTCTAAAGGTGATTTCCATGTCAGCAAAGATAAAACAGTGTCTGTGGACATGATGAAAAGGACCGGACGATATCTCTTTTATTACGATCAACAGAATTCTACTTCAGTGCTGATGCTGCCTTACAGAGGAAATGCTTCTATGATGGTTGTTTTACCTGATGAAGGCAAAATGGAAACAGTAGAGGAATTTATAAGTAAAGATGACATTAAAAGATGGCATGATTCACTGTTCAGAAG TTCTCTGGATGTTGAAATGCCCAAATATTCTGTTTCTGCATCCTATTCCCTGAAAGAGATACTGATAGAGATGGGAATCGTTAACGTGTTTGGTCAACATGCAGATCTGTCTGGAATTTCAGAGGTTCCACTAAAGGTGTCAAAG GTGGCTCACAGAGCTGTGCTGAGTGTGGACGAGAGGGGCACAGAGGCTGCAGCAGCCACGGGCATTGATGTGATGCCCATGTCCATGCCTTTCTCAATGGTTATAAACCGCCCCTTCATCCTGCTCATCCTAGAGGAGACCACCGAGAGCATCCTCTTCATGGGCAAGATAACAGACCCTACAGCGCAGTGA